The Lycium barbarum isolate Lr01 chromosome 12, ASM1917538v2, whole genome shotgun sequence genome includes a region encoding these proteins:
- the LOC132623799 gene encoding serine carboxypeptidase-like 34: MFPYFHILLLLVVLSFNGIFGRGKIIISKEALAEQEADRVIKLPGQPTVSFKQYAGYVTVNETHGRALFYWFFEATTTPEKKPLLLWLNGGPGCSSIGYGEAEELGPFLTQKNKPELKFNNFTWNKAANLLFLESPVGVGFSYTNTSTDIKKLGDTITAQDSYNFLVNWFRRFPQFKSHKFYIAGESYAGHYVPQLAEQIFDNNKKVKKADHINFKGFMIGNALMDDETDQKGMIDYAWDHAVISDHLYDSIKRACNFSSEHLGGECNNLLSRYFAVYRIVDMYSLYAPKCVHSSSSSSSTRPLPTINGAAPKSFSRIEGWHQRPTGYDPCLSDYTETYMNRQDVQAALHANITKIPYPWTHCSNNISFWNDAPSSMLPTIKKLIDGGLRVWVYSGDTDGRISVTSTRLTLRKLGLKITEDWTPWYTNNKQVGGWTVAYDGLLFVTVRGAGHQVPTFKPKQALQLVRHFLSNKKLPSAPF; encoded by the exons atgtttccatattttcacattcttcttcttcttgttgttcTGAGTTTTAATGGAATATTTGGAAGAGGTAAAATTATTATTAGCAAAGAAGCTTTGGCTGAACAAGAAGCAGATCGAGTTATCAAGTTACCCGGTCAGCCAACGGTGAGTTTCAAGCAATATGCTGGATATGTTACTGTCAATGAGACTCATGGAAGAGCACTCTTCTACTGGTTCTTTGAAGCTACTACCACTCCTGAGAAGAAACCACTTCTTTTATGGCTCAATGGTG GCCCAGGATGCTCGTCAATTGGCTACGGTGAAGCAGAGGAGCTAGGGCCTTTCTTGACACAGAAAAATAAGCCAGAGCTCAAGTTCAATAATTTCACTTGGAATAAAG CGGCAAACTTATTGTTCTTGGAATCCCCTGTTGGTGTTGGATTTTCATACACAAACACCTCCACTGATATCAAAAAGCTTGGAGACACTATTACAG CCCAAGATTCATATAACTTTTTGGTCAATTGGTTTCGAAGATTTCCACAATTCAAGTCCCATAAATTCTACATTGCTGGTGAAAGTTACGCTg GGCACTATGTTCCTCAGCTAGCAGAGCAAATCTTTGACAACAATAAAAAGGTCAAAAAAGCGGACCACATAAATTTCAAAGGATTCATG ATAGGGAATGCATTGATGGACGATGAGACAGACCAAAAGGGAATGATAGATTATGCATGGGATCATGCAGTGATATCAGATCATTTGTACGATTCCATTAAGAGAGCTTGCAATTTCAGCTCGGAACATCTAGGAGGGGAGTGCAACAACCTTCTTAGTCGGTACTTTGCTGTTTACCGTATTGTAGACATGTATAGCCTTTACGCCCCCAAATGCGTtcacagcagcagcagcagcagcagcaccaGACCCCTTCCAACAATCAATGGAGCTGCCCCCAAGTCCTTCTCCAGAATT GAAGGATGGCACCAAAGACCAACAGGGTACGATCCATGTTTGTCCGATTACACAGAAACTTATATGAATAGACAAGATGTTCAAGCTGCACTACATGCAAATATCACTAAAATTCCTTATCCATGGACTCATTGCAG CAATAATATATCATTTTGGAATGATGCACCATCTTCCATGCTCCCTACCATCAAGAAACTAATCGATGGTGGTCTGCGCGTTTGGGTGTACAG TGGAGATACCGATGGTAGAATCTCAGTCACTTCTACAAGATTAACTTTGAGAAAACTTGGATTGAAGATCACTGAAGATTGGACTCCTTGGTACACTAACAATAAGCAG GTTGGTGGATGGACAGTTGCCTATGATGGACTACTCTTTGTGACTGTAAGAGGAGCTGGTCATCAAGTCCCAACATTCAAGCCAAAGCAAGCTCTACAGCTAGTTAGACATTTCTTGTCCAATAAGAAGCTGCCATCTGCCCCATTTTAG